The following is a genomic window from Gadus morhua chromosome 23, gadMor3.0, whole genome shotgun sequence.
CACAGTGATTGTTTCTCTTTTGCACCGTGTAGTCCACGATGGTTTCAGTGATCTGCTGTCTGCTCACCCTGGTGCAGCATTCAGAGAACTTCGGAACTGCTgaaggagggacagaaagaCGGTTAGTTTTCCCTAACTTTCACATTGTAAGACGGCAGTCCGTACCTCGGTTCTCGTGGCGTACCCTGAGAACCCAGGTCCCCGTCggccccatcctcccctcacctgcagATCCTTGTCCGATCAGAGCGACCaccacagccagcagcagcaggctcttcGTCACGATGCCACAGGTCGTCATCTTCACTGGTTCTGAAATAGACAGGAGGAGGGCAAAGAAGATCTGGTGTTAATGCTCTTCTACCGTTAGACCAGTGGACTGCCCTCTCTCAGCAGGAAAAGTGCTGAGAGAGAAGTGCTGGAGTGGTTCTCTTCcgtctcttactctctctcttttgcactctctctcttttactctctctctctctctctctctctctctctctctctctctctctctctcttttacgctctctctctctctttcgctatcgctctctctctctctctctcttttacacactctctctctctcgctctctctctctccttcgttctcgctatctctctctttcactcaatCTCTAGATcgatatgtatatagatatataaatatattgattatatcatggtttctcaacgggggaaGGTACCGCCACctggggggcgttcgcacaacctagcgatctgttttcgcggtgcccgtggttcccgggccattcattcattcgttcacggggcacggTGGGAGTCGCGGGAGACGCGGGAGTGCCATGGCCACGGTcgcggttctctctctctctctctctctctctctctctctctctctctctctctctctctctctctctctctctctctgcacacacacacacgcgcacacacacgcacacacacatttgtgtccTGTACAATGATTTTTAGATTTCTTCTTTGTAAAACTTGAAAAATAAAGTAAGTTTTGGCTTTGGAAAAGTAATTATTTTACTCATTATACAAATAGGCTTTGCTGTTAAGGCTGTGACAGGTTACAGAGGCATTGGGCTTCTTTTGGGCTTGTTTTTGATGTGAGAGTTGCTTATTTGTCTGGCGAGAGTTGGCAACACTGCTTCAGACTGAGTTCAGGGTCACTCCACACCCCCTCTGATTGACAGTGGCGGGAGTTGCTCAGTCACACTGAGCAACTCACTGTGAGGATTCCCGGGAGAAGTTGGATGTTTGGTGATTAGCATCCGGACCACTTCTCCCAAACAAACACTCGCTGTGTTCCGAAACTAATGTTGGCCCAAATAAGTGTGTAGCTACCATGTGTATTTTCATGCATGAAACGAATTGGGGGCAAACGTCTAGGCTACGGTGTCCTTCTAGCAAGAGGCCCAATCCTAAGCCTCCTCCTCAAGGAGCATGTTGGGGTTCCATGCAAGTCCCTCCAGATAGAAGGATCTACGACATGAGCCGGTCTGAAAGCAGACCTAGAAAGAAGAAGTTCCGTTAGTGGGACAGGAAGGCAGAAATTCACCTTCTGAGTTGTTCGTTCTTTTCACTGGTTGCATCACACAGAGTATATTTAGTGTTCCATCGTCTCTTTCTGTGATACTGAATCTAATTCCTATCGGGTGGTATCATAtcctttttgtctgtctgtatccTGTTCTCCCTTTATAATTCTATCATAGTCAGCTCTGAGCTCCCTGAAAGACCTCTTCACTAACAGAGCAGAGACGGAACGTTTTCATGACCTGACCTGTCGCCATATCTGATTTAGGTTTGGATTCAATTCAAATGTAAAGCAAGTCATAAAACAGTTGTTGAATAATGAAGACAGGCCGAAGCATTTAATCAGAGTCATAAGAATGACATTGAATGACATAAGTCAGTTGAACCTGAGGTAATAAACATTCTTGTTTTAATTTTGACATCATGGGGTGACGTTTATTTTGGGAAGTTCATTGTTTTCCTCCTCCAATGCATCTGGTCAGGTGGTCAGCCATCTTGGAGCTCATTGGCCCCCACTGAATAAGATGCATTTCTATTGGACGGTATAACGTGTTGAGGACGTGCCGGTGGCTCCCTCcaatggtggaggagaggagctacAGGGACGAGGGGGCGGAGGCCAATGCTGCTCTTTTTTTCGCCctgtgaaacacaaacacagagacttaCATTACATTCTtcataaaatgtgtgtgaatgaatgagtgtgtgagtgaatgaatatgtgagtgaatgagtgagggacACTTACCTAAGCTGCCTGATCTTCCTCATCACCCAGGGCTCATTATGTTTGCAGCAGTACAAACTACCACTCTCTGTTTGGAaactacacaaaacacagagacaccgtGAGCAGTCTGAGCCATGGATGACACCCTATCTGAGGTTAACACATCCTAACACACACGTTTAAACGAAGACACACATCTTAACACACGTTCAAAGCTAGAGATGTTCTTTTGAAGAACACATTCGTTCCATATTGCTGGTCACTTACATGATGGCATTGACGCAGGGATAGTTTCTCTTTTGCACCATGTAGTCCACGATGGTTTCAGTGATCTGCTGTTTGCTCACCCTGGTGCAGCATTCAGTGACCCTCGGATCTGCTgaaggagggacagaaagaCGGTTACTTTCCCTAACTTTCACATTGTAAGATGGCAGTCCGTACCTCGGTTCTCATGGCGTCCCCTGAGAACCCAGGTCCCCGTcgtccccatcctcccctcacctgcagATCCTTGTCCGGTCAGAGCGACCaccacagccagcagcagcaggctcttcGTCACGGGGCCACAGGTCGTCATCTTCACTGGTTCGGATTGGCCGCTGCTAACGGGAAATCGAATCAAGAGATTGACAGGAGGACGGCAAAGAAGATCTGGTGTTAATGCTCTGCTATCGTTAGACCAGTGGACTGCCCTCTCGCAGCAGGACAGGGATATTTATATTGTGAAAAGGAGAAGTGCTGTAGTGGTATGTCTCTTCCgtcacttactctctctctctctctctctctctctctctctctctctctctctctctctcacccaatCTCTTAGTCTGTAGatctatatgtatagatatataaatatatctactaTATGTATGTCTATAAATATATTGAtctatatgtatacacataaatatattgattatatctatctctctctttaacaATCTGTCGACCTCGAACGTGTCCCGACCCTCCCTAGGGAAGCCCCTGTTTGACGTCTTTCTGACACAATATCGGAAGTCTCTCTCAAGTCCCTTTGCTCTGGAAAATGGAAGGAACCaagaaagggaagaggaggaaggattACAAgccaagaaagaaaaaagtctCCCACGCATTTGTTTCTTGGAAGTTACTACAAGCCTTATTTACTGTAAGTGTCGGCCATGTTGGTCGTGCTGCGTCTTGAAAGAAGTGCACGTGGGTTTAGAACCAAAATTGCCACTAAGTGAACGACCATTTAATCCTTTGTTTAGTTGACTGGTCCCAATTATTTTTGGGACCACATTGTATATTACAATGTGGTTTACATGAGTCTGCCGTTTCTACATATCGGCTCTGGTTGAAAGCCATATTGAAAAAaccttaaagaaaaaaaatatatatacaatttgcTACCATATATGTCTACCCCAATATGTAGACCTCTGGTTGTCCCAATAGCCACTCTGATcggctctctctccaggtgtgtcTGTATAACTTGCTTGTTTGGAATGTGTTTAGTATCTACATATAATATTGGTTGTGTGTCTTCTTTCCTCTCATCCTCAACTGTAAATCATTTGGATGAAAACAGCCTCTTCTAAATGTTTTTATCGCCCCGTTTTTAGGATACGCTGCAAGATTCAGAATTTTGGTCAAGGTGTTTTCTTAGTATCACAGTCCGTGTGAACGGACACTTGAGGTCGTTGATTCACTTCCTCTTCCCACAAGAGTGTTTCAATGAAGTGGGAACAACTCTTGTTCAAACTTGTGAAAGAGACAAATATGATGACAAGCAATAAAGAGTCTGTCAGAAATATAGaaggatagacagacagacagacagacagacagacagacagacagacagacagacagacagacagacagacagacagacagacagacagacagacagacagatataaagagagattTATTGATGGATAGGCAGACAGTAAAAgatacagacagatagatggatggatagatagatagagatagagagcgagagatataaagagagagaaaatgaatgATGGATAGAGAGGACAGGCagactgaaagagagacagccagacagacagacagacagacagacatacagccagatagatagagagatatagacTGACAaaaatgcagacagacagacaagcagagatagacaaacagacagacatgtatCTGGATAGATAGTCGTTAATGACGATGATAGAATAAGTGTGAATCACAGGGGCCACACCCCATGCTCATGCATTACTTGCATACCTTAGTGACTGACCAGGTTACCATGGGAACAACTAACACCCTCCATcacatgcccccctccctcaatAGCCACAAGGTTCCCATTCCCAGacatcactctctcacacattgACCCACTCAATCGCTGTAATAGAATGGATGTCATGTAAAACAGATCCCATTTGTGAACTTGCTCGTTCATGCAGACTCAAGATCTCTCGACCGCCCTCTAGTGGCCAGAGTGAAAAGAGTTCAGACAAATTACTGTAGATTAGAAAGATAAACCACATTTATGAAGATGAATAAGGATGCAAGAGAACCGTGCGTGGTATATTTAGGATTTTTCATGCCGAATCATTTTGTTGTTGAAAATAAAATTAAGGCTTAAGGTAATTTCTCTTAATTTAAGGAAATAATTTAGGCTTCCTTCCACTAACCAACACACGCTGTCCATTTTCATCTCATAAACTGGAGAATGGCATTCTTATCGCACAATCACATGATTTACCACCGATTCCGATATTCATTATTGGTGcttattacagtttttctcagtcgctttggtacatttctcgaatcatcctcaacatttgcaaaacagttaatgcatttctcaaaacaattcttaaaaaaatagcaaaacaccatggattacctgcaaGAGCCatagtctcttgctcaaaatcctttgttcatctctcaaaagtaaatatctgtcaATGAATGTGTCAGGGCCATCAGAATGAGAAGTCATTTggtcattgtgtacggataagacagtcaaatttcttagtcatgttgtcaatataacggTGTACTCTGCAGGGATTTTCTGATGTAAaatatggctaaagttttgaagacggttattgtaaattgtaagttacacctgtatgtgggagattgattgcaagagactggacaagattcacatttacgctttgactgtttgtactgtaatttgttgatgTCATTGTAGCAATGAACAGgacaatctccttagggtacactgtacatgcattgctgtaggaattacagtgcagtcttcctagACCTCCTGACATTCCTGTATGTTGTGCCACAAATTCTCATTTTCACGCAACCTCAGTCCTCTTTCTCACTGGCTGTTGACcccgtccaattccttgtcctttcattgtcagacaatgtaacattgtgttgtgctccagctactTGCTAGCAGTGGTGGGTAccggcccggttctacgggggtgcataagcatgcattgcacccccaaaaaaaatgtttgcaccctcaattgaaaaagaaaataatgatgaaagatattattttttttataaatatgataaaaataataaaatacttgctcacaaaacaaattgtaatgaaacctgtgagaatttccattaaataccgttgagatatgagcatccaacatcactctgactgttcaccaaactgacaaaatcactccgcatttatgtatggtggtttgtttatatgttgcttggcaacagtccgctcagtgggggatctatttttgttgccggaagcaatttcattcgtttatatgattaaataaacaaatcgAAATCtattatcaattattattattaacagtacattttactagtaggcctataactgttgcataaagcaatatcacactcgaggtcgcaatgttgtcgctctatatcagcgctgctgtgattggccgccggccggcatcgtgtgcaaaatgcacgcacctATATAGTACATCTATATGGGTTTGTAAGAATCacatgtggccctaatcctcttctcTACATTGTCATCcgacgttgaacttcttcggcagcaacagttatatatccgttggatatccgttggatatccaatacatgtattaaatgtattatgttcataagaacccatatttctttttattgcatttatttacaatcgtgttaactttaagagtatgattactttttgttcaaagttcaaagtctgaaagtgttctttccttgttcagctaaaatctgttttatttttaagtggcaatgtacaattatttgttatgtcaaatatcctgccacaatttataaaaaataaacgttatttttgaattgcagtcacatgtttttttttttgcgtagaattctgttattttttacacctcaaaatcctatctcatattcaaagctatctaagatatcaataagctaatgttgcagctgaaatgttctccacatcacaagacatgatatgataccatcttttaagcacagtaattgtttgttgtcccaacatgtcagtagaactacgcagaagtgcttgtctatggtaggaaaagcctgtgtgtaaaaaagcgaagtctgaactgaagctgggtagctggttttagtatagtactggtgcaccccctgtaatctcagatgcaccccaaggcattctgttctggaaccgggcctgggTGGGTAGTAACGCATAACAAGTAACGCAAATtagtaaaaaaaagtaaattttTCGGGTAACGAGTACTATTCAAGTTCCTTTTTTAAGTCTGTAATTTTACCCTTACTcaagtaaatatttgatttagaattctactctttactcaattacattttccattgtgCCTTCAATAAAATGGGTATTTTGATAAAGACATTATCGTCGTTGACTGTAAGCGTACACGTTAGCGACGCGCCCCCCTTATGTTGCAACATTGTTGCGATTCCATAGCCGAGGAGACGAGTCGACCGTTACGTTGGGACTGAGGAATAGAAACGCATGGATCCAGACGCGCAGGAAGATATTTTCGCCAGggggtgcagagttacagtccaCGTATAGTTTATATAATTCTAAAGATACTATGTTACACTGTATTCTGCAGACCACTCACAAACTTGTTCGTCATTGTCGTGTCtggctctgtgagtgtgtgtgcatgctatgCGCGTAGGCTGGATAAATCTGATTGCCCAATCAGCCAACCAAGTCAGTCTCGTTTGTGTTTAATTGGTTGTGTTCCTACAAAGCTCTTGCCTTTTGTCACATGCACAGAGCTTAAtgcaaatttgtttgaaatgaaattatctttt
Proteins encoded in this region:
- the LOC115537254 gene encoding uncharacterized protein LOC115537254 isoform X4 encodes the protein MTTCGPVTKSLLLLAVVVALTGQGSAADPRVTECCTRVSKQQITETIVDYMVQKRNYPCVNAIIFQTESGSLYCCKHNEPWVMRKIRQLRAKKRAALASAPSSL
- the LOC115537254 gene encoding C-C motif chemokine 20 isoform X5, with translation MTTCGIVTKSLLLLAVVVALIGQGSAAVPKFSECCTRVSRQQITETIVDYTVQKRNNHCVNAIIFQTESGSLYCCKHDESWVKGKVRQLMAKKRAALASAPSSL